One Gemmatimonadales bacterium genomic window, CAGAGCCCATCCCGCCTGAGGGCGCCCTGGCCGCCCGTGGGCGGGTGCGGGCCGACCGCCGTCGAGGTCACGCTGGCGCCCGTGCCGGGGGGCACGCGGGTGGACCTGCGTCACGAGGGCTGGGAACCGGGCCCCGCCGCACAGGACGCGGTCGCCGGGCACTTCGCCGGGTGGCTGCAGGCGCTGGCGGCGCTGGGGCTGCTGGTGGAGGACGGCAAGGACCCGCGCGCATCGTCGCCGGCGCTCGCGGCCCGAGAGCGGTATTTCGCGTCGGCCGAGCTTCCGTCCGGCGCGGACTCCGTCTTCCGCGCGCTCACCGACGCCGGCGTGCTCCGCCGCTGGAGCGGGGGAGCGTTCGACGGCACGGAGCTGGTGGACGCCGCCGAGAACCGCTACGGCCGCTGGAAGGTCTCGACGCCAAGCGCCGCGACCGGGGAGCTGGTGATCATCCTGCGTCCCACCCCGAGGGGAACCCACTGCGCCGTGGCGGAGTACGGGGTGGTTGGCCGCACGGCGTCGGCGCGCTGGCCCCGGATGCTGGAGCACCTGGCGCAGTTCCTCCGCTAGCACGGATTCGTCACCATGCCAGACCTGAAGCGACTGTTCCACTACGACCAGTGGGCGAACCGCGAAGCGCTCGGCTCGGTTCGCGCCATCCCTTCCCCGCCCGCCCGCAGCCTCAAGCTGATCGGCCACATCGTGGGCGCCGAAGCCCTCTGGCACGCGCGGCTGACGGGTGCGCAGGCGCCCCTTCCGGTGTGGCCGGACCTCGCGCCGGGCCAGGTCGAGACCTGGCTGGGCGACCTCGACCGCCAGTGGCGGAAGTACCTCGAGCAGGTGGTGCCCGAGCGGCTGGGCGAGCGCGTGGCGTACACCAACTCGCGAGGGGAAGCCTTCACGAGCACGGTGGACGACGTGCTGACGCACGTCGTCGTCCACTCGGCGTACCACCGCGGGCAGATCGCGGCGGACGTGCGGGCGGCCGGCCACCAGCCGGCCTACACGGACTTCATTCACGCGGCGCGCACCGGTCGGATTTCCTAGGCCGCGCCTCGCGAAGGCGGCGAGGAACGGAGCTTGCGGAGCTATCCCGCCGTTGCAGCGCGCCAGTCGAACGAACGCCGAGTGGCACCGACGAAAGGGGAGTAGACCGATGGCAGATAAGAAGGCCGATCTCGCAGGCCCCGGCATCAGCACGTACGAAGAGGTCGCGAAGATCCTCCCGAAGGATTACCGGTCGCTGCTCGATCCGAAGGAGACGCAGGTCGCGATCACGGCGGCGAAGCGGTACATCGAGGACGGGTTGTGCCGGGAGCTGAGCCTGATCCGCGTCGAGGTCCCGCTGATCGTGAGCCGCGAGAGCGGCGTCAACGACTACCTCGACCGCGACGGGTCGCGCACGCCGATCGAGTTTCCCTGCGGCCTGGGCCTGGAGCAGCGGATCAACGCGCAGGTCGTGCAGGCGGCGACGAAGTGGAAGCGGATGGCCCTCAAGCAGTTCGGGATGAAGGCGGGAGAGGGCCTCGTGACCGACATGCGCGCGGTGCGCAAGGACTACTTCCTGGACCACGACCACTCGTCCTACGTGGACCAGTGGGACTGGGAGAAGACCATCACCGCCGCCGACCGGAACCTGGCCTTCCTCAAGGACACGGTGCGGCGGATCTGGAAGGTGATCACGGGCGCCGAGAAGCACGTGCTGGACCTGTTCCCGAAGCTGAAGGACCCGCGCTATCCGCCGCTGCCGCAGGAGCTGAAGTTCCTGCACGCCGAAGAGATCCTGGACATGTACCCGGACCTGCCGCGCAAGCAGCGCGAAACGCAGATCCTCCAGAAGTACCCGGCGGTCTTCATCGTCGGCATCGGCTGGGTGCTCAAGGACGGCTACCCGCACGAGATGCGGGCGGCGGACTACGACGATTGGGTGACGCCGACCACGTCGGACGGCGGCAAGCCGATGCACGGCCTGAACGGGGACATCCTGGTGTGGAACCCGGTCACCAAGCGGCGGCACGAGCTGAGCTCGATGGGCATCCGGGTCACCAAGGAGACGCTGA contains:
- a CDS encoding SRPBCC domain-containing protein; this translates as MEAIHIQSFITAPAGEVWRALVGRTDVVLDALPVAGWPDGREEQSPSRLRAPWPPVGGCGPTAVEVTLAPVPGGTRVDLRHEGWEPGPAAQDAVAGHFAGWLQALAALGLLVEDGKDPRASSPALAARERYFASAELPSGADSVFRALTDAGVLRRWSGGAFDGTELVDAAENRYGRWKVSTPSAATGELVIILRPTPRGTHCAVAEYGVVGRTASARWPRMLEHLAQFLR
- a CDS encoding DinB family protein, producing the protein MPDLKRLFHYDQWANREALGSVRAIPSPPARSLKLIGHIVGAEALWHARLTGAQAPLPVWPDLAPGQVETWLGDLDRQWRKYLEQVVPERLGERVAYTNSRGEAFTSTVDDVLTHVVVHSAYHRGQIAADVRAAGHQPAYTDFIHAARTGRIS
- the asnA gene encoding aspartate--ammonia ligase, with protein sequence MADKKADLAGPGISTYEEVAKILPKDYRSLLDPKETQVAITAAKRYIEDGLCRELSLIRVEVPLIVSRESGVNDYLDRDGSRTPIEFPCGLGLEQRINAQVVQAATKWKRMALKQFGMKAGEGLVTDMRAVRKDYFLDHDHSSYVDQWDWEKTITAADRNLAFLKDTVRRIWKVITGAEKHVLDLFPKLKDPRYPPLPQELKFLHAEEILDMYPDLPRKQRETQILQKYPAVFIVGIGWVLKDGYPHEMRAADYDDWVTPTTSDGGKPMHGLNGDILVWNPVTKRRHELSSMGIRVTKETLKQQLEISGQLDFLKLPYHQAIMKDEIPLSVGGGIGQSRTVMYLLRKAHLGEVSVTVWPEALNRICEERNIRVLR